One Armatimonadia bacterium DNA segment encodes these proteins:
- a CDS encoding sulfatase has translation MNVLVLMLDSLRPDHVGCYGSKEVRTPNLDRFASQSLLFESAYAEFPNTIPSRTAYVSGIYTFPARPWQALEPADLHVAEAFRAAGYHTAAFSDTPFNNGAHMDRGFEEFHHFATGKCLPPADGRPVIDYSHAYFPPGYPEKEVMYYANTITNRQICLEQHGMVPGEYFFSEVSNWLKKGSDKPFFLWVDSFQPHEPWDAGEPFRSMYEPHLGYEGRYLPMPMAPHSEEWLMPGDVEHIDALYKAGVTETDTYVGRVLDTLDATGLADDTLVLLLSDHGMPMMEHGLLRKFYYPLYDELS, from the coding sequence GTGAATGTTCTGGTACTGATGCTCGATTCCCTTCGCCCTGATCACGTAGGCTGCTATGGGAGCAAAGAGGTTAGGACGCCGAACCTGGATCGCTTCGCGTCTCAGTCACTGCTGTTCGAGTCGGCCTACGCTGAGTTCCCCAACACGATCCCATCGCGCACGGCCTATGTTTCCGGAATCTACACCTTCCCGGCGCGTCCCTGGCAAGCACTGGAGCCCGCCGACCTGCACGTAGCCGAGGCGTTCCGCGCTGCTGGGTACCACACTGCGGCCTTCTCCGACACCCCCTTCAACAACGGGGCGCACATGGACCGCGGGTTCGAGGAGTTCCACCACTTCGCAACCGGCAAATGCCTGCCGCCTGCTGATGGACGGCCGGTCATCGACTACTCCCATGCCTACTTCCCGCCCGGCTATCCGGAGAAGGAAGTAATGTACTACGCCAACACGATCACGAACCGCCAGATCTGCCTTGAGCAGCACGGGATGGTGCCCGGCGAGTACTTCTTCAGCGAGGTCAGCAACTGGCTCAAGAAGGGCAGCGACAAGCCCTTCTTCCTGTGGGTCGATAGCTTCCAGCCTCATGAGCCGTGGGATGCCGGGGAGCCCTTCCGCAGTATGTATGAGCCACACCTGGGCTACGAGGGCCGCTACCTGCCGATGCCGATGGCGCCGCACTCCGAGGAGTGGCTCATGCCCGGCGATGTGGAACACATCGACGCGCTGTACAAGGCCGGCGTCACCGAGACTGACACCTACGTCGGACGTGTCTTGGATACACTGGACGCGACTGGGCTGGCCGACGACACCCTCGTGCTGCTATTGTCCGATCACGGGATGCCGATGATGGAGCACGGGCTGCTGCGCAAGTTCTACTACCCCCTCTACGACGAGCTATC
- a CDS encoding glycoside hydrolase, translating to MTPSMLPAFVAALVTAASVVCASQPLTVLDPSVRYQSLSGYGQGSMDQRNVPWYDQLSEGARKELLDRLYTLEGDGLGWNVCRTYICAGDAPGHQHFSRRPGGALAPLGYEPADGVFSWEGHEVSVWHAQGAQARGATMVAFWNSPPHWMTVSGCTAGSVNGKDNNLRAGMEGRFAEHLGAVLEHYHEAWGVDFDYVSPINEPEANWWTAKGGQDGCHVDAAQAKSIVTALAQVLRARGLRTRIQAPEAAFAASHGYVDTLLADPVVANALTTLTCHQYSADDRSLRGWAKRARAQGKELWMSEWGDWTHHGLDLAMNYAQKLHQAHRSMLVPVWCVWEPGFLLDTQGGKVQPNKAFYAVAQFTRHARPGMQVVEATDTTCRTTGYLDEAQRRLVLVSVNSSTEDVPMTYDLDAFAEVSAVSARRTSETEDYAPVSGTSLKLEGNGEDRRLSVDLPARSVTTITLTYSAVLPSLVADAGFEEATGAWQFARDGLSGIEDNHPQGGLCDAYLHPTAEAPARLWQTVRNLKPGGRYRLTAACATSGIGAEFGVESGQTRTWALAQGGAYRLYDLCFRAGEEGTATISYVAPATATRDSWATIDNVTLRPVGAADAL from the coding sequence ATGACCCCTTCGATGTTGCCGGCCTTTGTAGCTGCGCTCGTAACTGCGGCGAGTGTCGTCTGCGCGTCCCAGCCGCTGACTGTGCTCGATCCCTCCGTGCGCTATCAGAGCCTGTCTGGCTATGGGCAAGGGAGCATGGACCAACGCAACGTGCCATGGTATGACCAACTGAGCGAGGGTGCACGTAAAGAGCTCCTCGACCGCCTCTACACCCTCGAAGGCGATGGCCTTGGGTGGAACGTGTGCCGCACCTATATCTGCGCCGGCGACGCGCCCGGGCACCAGCACTTCAGCCGTCGTCCCGGTGGGGCTCTCGCTCCGCTGGGCTACGAGCCTGCAGACGGTGTGTTCTCCTGGGAGGGCCACGAGGTCTCGGTGTGGCATGCCCAGGGCGCCCAGGCACGCGGAGCAACGATGGTGGCGTTCTGGAACAGTCCTCCGCACTGGATGACGGTCAGCGGGTGTACCGCCGGATCGGTGAACGGCAAGGACAACAACCTCCGTGCAGGCATGGAGGGGCGCTTCGCGGAGCACCTTGGTGCGGTGCTCGAGCACTACCACGAGGCCTGGGGAGTCGACTTCGACTATGTGAGCCCCATCAATGAGCCCGAGGCCAACTGGTGGACGGCCAAGGGTGGCCAGGATGGTTGCCACGTTGACGCGGCCCAGGCTAAGAGCATCGTGACAGCGCTGGCGCAGGTGCTGCGTGCCAGAGGCCTGCGAACGCGAATCCAGGCACCCGAGGCGGCCTTCGCTGCAAGCCACGGTTACGTCGATACGCTTCTTGCCGACCCGGTTGTGGCGAACGCACTGACCACTCTTACCTGCCATCAGTACTCGGCCGACGACCGATCTCTGCGGGGTTGGGCGAAGAGAGCCCGCGCTCAGGGCAAGGAGCTGTGGATGAGTGAGTGGGGCGACTGGACCCACCACGGCCTGGACCTCGCTATGAACTACGCCCAGAAGCTCCACCAGGCACACAGATCCATGCTGGTTCCTGTGTGGTGCGTGTGGGAGCCCGGCTTCCTACTCGACACCCAGGGCGGGAAGGTGCAGCCCAACAAGGCCTTCTACGCCGTGGCCCAGTTCACACGCCATGCACGGCCGGGCATGCAGGTGGTGGAGGCGACGGATACGACCTGCCGAACCACCGGCTATCTTGACGAGGCACAACGCCGGTTGGTTCTTGTCAGCGTGAACAGCAGCACCGAGGACGTCCCCATGACTTACGACCTGGACGCCTTCGCGGAAGTGTCCGCGGTGAGCGCACGACGCACCTCGGAAACCGAGGACTACGCGCCTGTGTCAGGGACCTCTCTGAAGCTTGAGGGCAACGGCGAAGACAGGCGCTTGTCGGTCGACTTGCCGGCGCGATCGGTCACGACCATCACCCTTACCTATAGCGCGGTGCTTCCCTCTCTCGTCGCCGATGCCGGGTTCGAAGAGGCGACAGGTGCCTGGCAGTTCGCGCGGGATGGTCTGTCGGGGATCGAGGATAATCACCCGCAGGGAGGCCTGTGCGACGCCTACCTCCATCCGACGGCTGAAGCTCCTGCACGCCTGTGGCAGACCGTGCGGAATCTCAAGCCCGGTGGCCGCTACCGCCTAACCGCCGCCTGCGCAACCTCGGGGATCGGTGCTGAGTTTGGCGTGGAGAGTGGACAGACGCGGACCTGGGCTCTTGCTCAGGGAGGCGCCTACCGTCTGTATGACCTGTGCTTCCGTGCCGGGGAGGAGGGGACCGCCACCATCTCCTATGTTGCCCCTGCGACGGCAACCAGGGACTCCTGGGCGACGATCGACAACGTGACCTTGCGCCCGGTCGGAGCTGCTGACGCACTCTAG
- a CDS encoding glycosyltransferase family 9 protein — MRSNRLLKSADALTGRAAFAALGAYDRLRRILRPFYLHARTGTPSPSSILAIKLCCLGDGILAVPALRALKTRWPEARLTMLCTTRDVDAFRRLNFIDDLVLLPVSGLGGPRELLAGGVEALRILRRVRAARPELAVDLDLYYRATPVLAYLSGAPLRVGFDTPGFDRAGLFTHSVVRDPDRWELECFLEVVAAAGAHSEDRQLEFPLSEENLTSARGILQEAGVEGPYIAMCPGSSRNWPQKQWPAERFAEVAQWAADSHEMSVVIVGASYEQEIGEHVADASRAVNLAGRTSLVETAAILSTARALVTNDTGPMHLACALGTPVVAVFGPTNERKWGPRGPQDQVVLDDECPCRPCYTDSYMPDCQDRRCLERIPAQRVIEALDRALRRETASS; from the coding sequence ATGCGTAGTAACCGTCTCCTCAAGTCTGCCGATGCGCTCACGGGCCGCGCTGCCTTCGCGGCTCTGGGCGCCTATGATCGTCTGCGACGCATTCTGCGGCCCTTCTATCTCCATGCCCGCACGGGTACGCCATCACCCTCCTCGATCCTGGCCATCAAGCTCTGCTGCCTGGGCGACGGGATCCTCGCGGTGCCTGCGCTGCGAGCACTGAAGACACGCTGGCCTGAGGCCAGGCTCACGATGCTCTGCACGACTCGCGACGTCGACGCCTTTCGTCGCCTTAACTTCATCGACGACCTCGTCCTGTTGCCGGTGTCTGGTCTGGGAGGACCTCGCGAGCTGCTGGCCGGTGGTGTTGAGGCGCTGCGGATCCTTCGTCGTGTGCGGGCGGCTCGGCCCGAGCTGGCGGTTGACCTGGATCTGTACTACCGGGCCACTCCGGTGCTCGCCTATCTAAGCGGAGCGCCTCTGCGAGTGGGCTTTGACACCCCTGGCTTTGATCGCGCAGGGCTCTTCACGCACAGCGTCGTCCGCGACCCCGATCGCTGGGAGCTCGAGTGCTTCCTTGAAGTCGTCGCCGCCGCAGGGGCTCACAGTGAGGATCGCCAACTCGAGTTCCCCCTGTCGGAGGAGAACCTCACGAGTGCAAGAGGGATACTGCAGGAGGCGGGCGTCGAGGGGCCGTACATCGCGATGTGTCCAGGGAGTAGCAGGAACTGGCCGCAGAAGCAGTGGCCGGCGGAGCGCTTCGCAGAGGTCGCACAGTGGGCCGCCGACAGCCACGAGATGAGCGTGGTCATCGTCGGCGCGAGCTATGAGCAGGAGATCGGTGAGCATGTCGCGGATGCAAGCAGAGCGGTGAATCTCGCGGGGCGGACCTCGCTGGTTGAGACAGCCGCGATCCTGAGCACAGCCCGGGCGCTGGTGACCAACGATACTGGTCCCATGCACCTGGCCTGCGCGCTGGGGACTCCTGTGGTGGCAGTCTTCGGACCGACTAACGAGCGAAAATGGGGGCCACGTGGGCCGCAGGATCAGGTGGTCCTGGACGATGAGTGCCCCTGCCGGCCCTGCTACACGGACAGTTACATGCCCGACTGCCAAGACCGGCGATGCCTGGAGCGCATACCCGCTCAGCGTGTGATCGAGGCTCTCGATCGGGCCCTCCGCAGGGAGACCGCGAGCAGCTAG
- a CDS encoding Flp family type IVb pilin, producing MFGMVKALWKDEDGLTTVEYALLLALLVVAAIGVWTAFGAKVQGSVNASTSAFDNASATK from the coding sequence ATGTTCGGGATGGTCAAGGCGCTTTGGAAAGATGAAGACGGTCTGACAACTGTTGAGTACGCACTGCTGCTGGCTCTGCTCGTCGTGGCTGCAATCGGTGTCTGGACTGCCTTCGGCGCGAAGGTTCAGGGCTCGGTCAACGCTTCGACGTCCGCTTTCGACAACGCATCTGCCACCAAGTAG
- a CDS encoding Flp family type IVb pilin — MRRVISKLWTDEEGAASVEYALLLVVIVVATMGAWVSLRNRIIQSITEVENSFDQ; from the coding sequence ATGAGACGGGTGATCTCGAAACTCTGGACGGATGAGGAGGGAGCAGCCTCGGTAGAGTATGCCCTGTTGTTGGTAGTGATAGTCGTGGCGACGATGGGCGCCTGGGTGTCACTGCGCAACCGCATCATACAATCAATCACTGAGGTCGAGAACTCCTTCGATCAATAG